From a single Rosa rugosa chromosome 7, drRosRugo1.1, whole genome shotgun sequence genomic region:
- the LOC133721760 gene encoding uncharacterized protein LOC133721760 isoform X3: MTDSTLIDSETEIEASRGTSRTRVNMAEGSSQGKRLLQHLKDLHEENKTLMKLVADKDKRIESYMIDFEELNSLKIIVNKLEKQNFKLTQANSQMLQELRSLRDHVQKVQQPNLPPAQEINQVQEVQQPNLQPQEIIQVQEAQRPNLQPAQARVQVQELEPPNLQAAEASSQMQEEEPDLENSQILLELKSRDHMLSSTDEAVRECIDMIEKLQALGPPTNEAIQQVKAKLQALGPLTIDAVRQIRVGFRKLQKLQCPRCESNNTKFSVLKAKRISAPRYHCKNCKMEWTLGGEIRKPIVLGGVNRRDLLQQRVQRVQRRRMKT, translated from the exons ATGACTGATTCCACCCTTATTGATTCTGAGACCGAGATCGAAGCCTCTCGAG GTACCAGTAGAACAAGAGTGAATATGGCTGAGGGATCTTCCCAGGGGAAGAGGTTGCTGCAGCACCTTAAAGACCTACACGAG GAAAACAAGACACTCATGAAGCTCGTTGCAGACAAAGA TAAGCGTATTGAATCGTACATGATAGATTTTGAAGAGCTGAATAGCTTGAAAATCATTGTCAATAAACTAGAgaaacaaaatttcaaactcACCCAAGCAAACAGCCAGATGTTGCAAGAGCTACGGAGTTTGAGAGACCATGTGCAGAAAGTACAACAACCAAATTTACCACCCGCCCAAGAAATAAACCAGGTGCAGGAAGTACAACAACCAAATTTGCAACCCCAAGAAATAATCCAGGTGCAGGAAGCACAACGACCAAATTTGCAACCTGCCCAAGCAAGAGTCCAGGTGCAGGAATTAGAACCACCAAATTTGCAAGCTGCCGAAGCAAGTAGCCAGATGCAGGAAGAAGAACCTGACCTAGAAAATAGCCAGATATTGCTG GAACTCAAATCACGTGATCATATGTTAAGTTCTACTGACGAAGCAGTCCGGGAGTGTATAGATATGATCGAAAAACTTCAAG CTTTGGGCCCTCCTACTAATGAAGCAATCCAACAAGTTAAGGCAAAGCTTCAAG CTTTGGGCCCTCTTACGATTGATGCAGTCCGGCAGATTAGAGTGGGGTTTCGTAAGCTTCAGAAATTGCAGTGTCCAAGGTGTGAATCTAATAACACTAAATTCAGTGTTTTGAAAGCCAAAAGAATATCTGCCCCAAGATATCACTGCAAAAATTGTAAAATGGAATGGACATTGGGGGGCGAAATAAGGAAACCTATTGTGCTTGGAGGCGTGAATAGAAGAGATCTTCTTCAGCAGCGCGTCCAACGTGTTCAGCGTAGGAGGATGAAGACTTGA
- the LOC133721760 gene encoding uncharacterized protein LOC133721760 isoform X1 translates to MTDSTLIDSETEIEASRGTSRTRVNMAEGSSQGKRLLQHLKDLHEENKTLMKLVADKEYPFEIYMFFLFCEFISFTSSNLVWHFFPLWFCLILFGSKRIESYMIDFEELNSLKIIVNKLEKQNFKLTQANSQMLQELRSLRDHVQKVQQPNLPPAQEINQVQEVQQPNLQPQEIIQVQEAQRPNLQPAQARVQVQELEPPNLQAAEASSQMQEEEPDLENSQILLELKSRDHMLSSTDEAVRECIDMIEKLQALGPPTNEAIQQVKAKLQALGPLTIDAVRQIRVGFRKLQKLQCPRCESNNTKFSVLKAKRISAPRYHCKNCKMEWTLGGEIRKPIVLGGVNRRDLLQQRVQRVQRRRMKT, encoded by the exons ATGACTGATTCCACCCTTATTGATTCTGAGACCGAGATCGAAGCCTCTCGAG GTACCAGTAGAACAAGAGTGAATATGGCTGAGGGATCTTCCCAGGGGAAGAGGTTGCTGCAGCACCTTAAAGACCTACACGAG GAAAACAAGACACTCATGAAGCTCGTTGCAGACAAAGAGTATCCTTTTGAGATCTATatgttctttttattttgtgaatttatCTCATTTACTAGTTCAAATCTGGTCTGGCACTTCTTTCCTCTGTGGTTTTGCTTAATTCTGTTCGGAAGTAAGCGTATTGAATCGTACATGATAGATTTTGAAGAGCTGAATAGCTTGAAAATCATTGTCAATAAACTAGAgaaacaaaatttcaaactcACCCAAGCAAACAGCCAGATGTTGCAAGAGCTACGGAGTTTGAGAGACCATGTGCAGAAAGTACAACAACCAAATTTACCACCCGCCCAAGAAATAAACCAGGTGCAGGAAGTACAACAACCAAATTTGCAACCCCAAGAAATAATCCAGGTGCAGGAAGCACAACGACCAAATTTGCAACCTGCCCAAGCAAGAGTCCAGGTGCAGGAATTAGAACCACCAAATTTGCAAGCTGCCGAAGCAAGTAGCCAGATGCAGGAAGAAGAACCTGACCTAGAAAATAGCCAGATATTGCTG GAACTCAAATCACGTGATCATATGTTAAGTTCTACTGACGAAGCAGTCCGGGAGTGTATAGATATGATCGAAAAACTTCAAG CTTTGGGCCCTCCTACTAATGAAGCAATCCAACAAGTTAAGGCAAAGCTTCAAG CTTTGGGCCCTCTTACGATTGATGCAGTCCGGCAGATTAGAGTGGGGTTTCGTAAGCTTCAGAAATTGCAGTGTCCAAGGTGTGAATCTAATAACACTAAATTCAGTGTTTTGAAAGCCAAAAGAATATCTGCCCCAAGATATCACTGCAAAAATTGTAAAATGGAATGGACATTGGGGGGCGAAATAAGGAAACCTATTGTGCTTGGAGGCGTGAATAGAAGAGATCTTCTTCAGCAGCGCGTCCAACGTGTTCAGCGTAGGAGGATGAAGACTTGA
- the LOC133721760 gene encoding uncharacterized protein LOC133721760 isoform X4, which yields MAEGSSQGKRLLQHLKDLHEENKTLMKLVADKDKRIESYMIDFEELNSLKIIVNKLEKQNFKLTQANSQMLQELRSLRDHVQKVQQPNLPPAQEINQVQEVQQPNLQPQEIIQVQEAQRPNLQPAQARVQVQELEPPNLQAAEASSQMQEEEPDLENSQILLELKSRDHMLSSTDEAVRECIDMIEKLQALGPPTNEAIQQVKAKLQALGPLTIDAVRQIRVGFRKLQKLQCPRCESNNTKFSVLKAKRISAPRYHCKNCKMEWTLGGEIRKPIVLGGVNRRDLLQQRVQRVQRRRMKT from the exons ATGGCTGAGGGATCTTCCCAGGGGAAGAGGTTGCTGCAGCACCTTAAAGACCTACACGAG GAAAACAAGACACTCATGAAGCTCGTTGCAGACAAAGA TAAGCGTATTGAATCGTACATGATAGATTTTGAAGAGCTGAATAGCTTGAAAATCATTGTCAATAAACTAGAgaaacaaaatttcaaactcACCCAAGCAAACAGCCAGATGTTGCAAGAGCTACGGAGTTTGAGAGACCATGTGCAGAAAGTACAACAACCAAATTTACCACCCGCCCAAGAAATAAACCAGGTGCAGGAAGTACAACAACCAAATTTGCAACCCCAAGAAATAATCCAGGTGCAGGAAGCACAACGACCAAATTTGCAACCTGCCCAAGCAAGAGTCCAGGTGCAGGAATTAGAACCACCAAATTTGCAAGCTGCCGAAGCAAGTAGCCAGATGCAGGAAGAAGAACCTGACCTAGAAAATAGCCAGATATTGCTG GAACTCAAATCACGTGATCATATGTTAAGTTCTACTGACGAAGCAGTCCGGGAGTGTATAGATATGATCGAAAAACTTCAAG CTTTGGGCCCTCCTACTAATGAAGCAATCCAACAAGTTAAGGCAAAGCTTCAAG CTTTGGGCCCTCTTACGATTGATGCAGTCCGGCAGATTAGAGTGGGGTTTCGTAAGCTTCAGAAATTGCAGTGTCCAAGGTGTGAATCTAATAACACTAAATTCAGTGTTTTGAAAGCCAAAAGAATATCTGCCCCAAGATATCACTGCAAAAATTGTAAAATGGAATGGACATTGGGGGGCGAAATAAGGAAACCTATTGTGCTTGGAGGCGTGAATAGAAGAGATCTTCTTCAGCAGCGCGTCCAACGTGTTCAGCGTAGGAGGATGAAGACTTGA
- the LOC133721760 gene encoding uncharacterized protein LOC133721760 isoform X2, with product MAEGSSQGKRLLQHLKDLHEENKTLMKLVADKEYPFEIYMFFLFCEFISFTSSNLVWHFFPLWFCLILFGSKRIESYMIDFEELNSLKIIVNKLEKQNFKLTQANSQMLQELRSLRDHVQKVQQPNLPPAQEINQVQEVQQPNLQPQEIIQVQEAQRPNLQPAQARVQVQELEPPNLQAAEASSQMQEEEPDLENSQILLELKSRDHMLSSTDEAVRECIDMIEKLQALGPPTNEAIQQVKAKLQALGPLTIDAVRQIRVGFRKLQKLQCPRCESNNTKFSVLKAKRISAPRYHCKNCKMEWTLGGEIRKPIVLGGVNRRDLLQQRVQRVQRRRMKT from the exons ATGGCTGAGGGATCTTCCCAGGGGAAGAGGTTGCTGCAGCACCTTAAAGACCTACACGAG GAAAACAAGACACTCATGAAGCTCGTTGCAGACAAAGAGTATCCTTTTGAGATCTATatgttctttttattttgtgaatttatCTCATTTACTAGTTCAAATCTGGTCTGGCACTTCTTTCCTCTGTGGTTTTGCTTAATTCTGTTCGGAAGTAAGCGTATTGAATCGTACATGATAGATTTTGAAGAGCTGAATAGCTTGAAAATCATTGTCAATAAACTAGAgaaacaaaatttcaaactcACCCAAGCAAACAGCCAGATGTTGCAAGAGCTACGGAGTTTGAGAGACCATGTGCAGAAAGTACAACAACCAAATTTACCACCCGCCCAAGAAATAAACCAGGTGCAGGAAGTACAACAACCAAATTTGCAACCCCAAGAAATAATCCAGGTGCAGGAAGCACAACGACCAAATTTGCAACCTGCCCAAGCAAGAGTCCAGGTGCAGGAATTAGAACCACCAAATTTGCAAGCTGCCGAAGCAAGTAGCCAGATGCAGGAAGAAGAACCTGACCTAGAAAATAGCCAGATATTGCTG GAACTCAAATCACGTGATCATATGTTAAGTTCTACTGACGAAGCAGTCCGGGAGTGTATAGATATGATCGAAAAACTTCAAG CTTTGGGCCCTCCTACTAATGAAGCAATCCAACAAGTTAAGGCAAAGCTTCAAG CTTTGGGCCCTCTTACGATTGATGCAGTCCGGCAGATTAGAGTGGGGTTTCGTAAGCTTCAGAAATTGCAGTGTCCAAGGTGTGAATCTAATAACACTAAATTCAGTGTTTTGAAAGCCAAAAGAATATCTGCCCCAAGATATCACTGCAAAAATTGTAAAATGGAATGGACATTGGGGGGCGAAATAAGGAAACCTATTGTGCTTGGAGGCGTGAATAGAAGAGATCTTCTTCAGCAGCGCGTCCAACGTGTTCAGCGTAGGAGGATGAAGACTTGA
- the LOC133721761 gene encoding cathepsin B-like protease 2 translates to MAKLSFVALLLLLGAVSQFVAAKPLSQSKLQSPVLQESIIKEINENPNAGWQAAMSPRLSNYTVGEFMHLLGVKPIPKKELLGVPIVSHPKSLKLPNSFDAREAWSQCTTIGRILDQGHCGSCWAFAAVEALSDRFCIQFGKNTSLSVNDLLACCGFMCGNGCDGGIPIYAWRYFVHHGVVTEECDPYFDQTGCSHPGCEPAYPTPKCIRKCVDGNQMWNRAKRYSVSAYRIHSDPHSIMAEVYKNGPVEVAFTVYEDFAYYKSGVYKHITGEVLGGHAVKLIGWGTTNAGEDYWLLANQWNRSWGDDGYFMIKRGTNECGIEEDVVAGLPSSKNFISKVASTGAFGDVASV, encoded by the exons ATGGCGAAGCTCTCTTTTGTGGCTCTGCTCCTACTTTTAGGGGCCGTTTCGCAG TTTGTTGCAGCAAAACCGCTTTCCCAGAGTAAGCTCCAGTCTCCTGTTCTTCAG GAGTCAATCATTAAGGAGATAAATGAAAACCCCAACGCAGGATGGCAAGCTGCCATGAGTCCTCGCCTCTCCAATTACACT GTTGGTGAGTTTATGCATCTTCTGGGAGTCAAACCAATACCCAAAAAGGAATTGTTGGGTGTACCCATAGTAAGTCATCCGAAATCTTTGAAGTTGCCAAATAGTTTTGATGCAAGGGAGGCTTGGTCTCAGTGCACCACCATTGGACGAATTCTAG ATCAG GGTCACTGTGGCTCTTGTTGGGCTTTTGCTGCTGTTGAAGCACTATCAGATCGTTTCTGCATCCAATTTGGCAAG AACACATCTCTGTCTGTTAATGATCTCTTAGCGTGCTGTGGTTTTATGTGTGGAAATGGTTGTGATGGTGGAATTCCAATTTATGCATGGCGTTACTTTGTCCACCACGGTGTTGTCACTGAAGAG TGTGACCCATACTTTGATCAAACTGGCTGTTCCCACCCTGGTTGTGAGCCCGCATATCCTACACCAAAGTGCATTAGAAAGTGTGTAGATGGGAACCAGATGTGGAACCGGGCAAAGCGTTACAGTGTCAGTGCATATAGGATCCATTCTGATCCACACAGTATTATGGCAGAAGTCTATAAGAACGGACCAGTTGAAGTTGCCTTCACCGTTTATGAG GATTTTGCATACTATAAATCTGGAGTTTACAAGCATATTACAGGTGAAGTTCTGGGAGGTCATGCTGTTAAGCTAATTGGGTGGGGCACAACCAACGCTGGGGAGGACTATTGG CTTCTCGCAAATCAGTGGAATAGAAGCTGGGGAGAT GATGGTTACTTCATGATCAAAAGAGGAACAAACGAGTGTGGAATCGAAGAGGATGTGGTTGCTGGCTTGCCTTCGTCGAAAAATTTTATAAGCAAAGTTGCAAGCACCGGTGCTTTCGGGGATGTTGCTTCAGTTTGA